In Sphingomonas sp. R1, a single genomic region encodes these proteins:
- a CDS encoding MFS transporter, whose amino-acid sequence MKAIRAFWGDLTLKPQGFTMIIAGFLPVFAIIAMFPVVASIIGHFHDDPNAGIKVPAMVTAPGYAIALLAPFAGVLCDRFGRRRILLVCTFFYGIAGCAPFFLESLDAIIATRLALGVCEAGILTVVNTLIADYWADRSRRNWLMLQGIVGPMLQPAVFVLVASVAAVRWNGGFLVYLIAFPIFVSMYFFLFEPRREQVLAQEGTRAEVDAGPFPFGQAAMVAGLTLFASILYYVFIVNGSIAWKEVGVTDPLQVSTLTVIPALFIVVGSILFRLVSRFNNAVQIASFLGMLGLGLAAIGLARSVTSMQLGMTLQQTGAGMAIPALIAWSQSKFGFAHRGRGMGVWTSAFFLGQAISPIIVGNIAGAAGSMQGAFLTLGLVGIGAAIVGFGLGTRAPLRAATA is encoded by the coding sequence ATGAAGGCGATTCGCGCGTTCTGGGGAGACCTGACGCTCAAGCCGCAGGGCTTCACGATGATCATCGCCGGCTTTCTGCCGGTGTTCGCGATCATCGCCATGTTCCCGGTGGTCGCGTCGATCATCGGCCATTTCCACGACGATCCCAATGCCGGCATCAAGGTGCCGGCGATGGTTACCGCCCCCGGCTATGCGATCGCGCTGCTCGCGCCCTTTGCCGGCGTGCTGTGCGATCGCTTCGGCCGCCGCCGGATCCTGCTCGTCTGCACCTTCTTCTACGGTATCGCCGGCTGCGCGCCCTTCTTCCTCGAGAGCCTCGATGCGATCATCGCGACCAGGCTGGCGCTGGGGGTCTGCGAAGCGGGCATCCTCACCGTCGTCAACACGCTGATCGCCGATTACTGGGCGGATCGCAGCCGCCGCAACTGGCTGATGCTGCAGGGTATCGTTGGCCCCATGCTGCAGCCGGCGGTGTTCGTGCTGGTCGCGAGCGTCGCCGCGGTGCGCTGGAACGGCGGCTTCCTCGTCTATCTGATCGCCTTCCCGATCTTCGTGTCGATGTACTTCTTCCTGTTCGAACCCAGGCGCGAACAGGTGCTGGCGCAGGAAGGCACCCGTGCCGAGGTCGATGCGGGGCCCTTCCCGTTCGGCCAGGCGGCGATGGTGGCGGGGCTGACGCTGTTCGCGTCGATCCTCTACTATGTGTTCATCGTCAACGGCAGCATCGCCTGGAAGGAAGTGGGAGTCACCGATCCGCTGCAGGTGAGCACGCTGACGGTGATCCCGGCGCTGTTCATCGTCGTCGGATCGATCCTGTTCCGCCTCGTCTCGCGCTTCAACAACGCCGTCCAGATCGCCAGCTTCCTCGGCATGCTCGGTCTGGGACTGGCCGCGATCGGCCTCGCCCGTTCGGTCACCTCGATGCAGCTGGGCATGACGCTGCAGCAGACCGGCGCCGGCATGGCGATCCCGGCGCTGATCGCCTGGTCGCAGAGCAAGTTCGGCTTCGCCCATCGCGGGCGCGGCATGGGCGTGTGGACGAGCGCCTTCTTCCTCGGCCAGGCGATCTCGCCGATCATCGTCGGCAACATCGCCGGTGCGGCCGGATCGATGCAGGGCGCCTTCCTGACGCTGGGGCTGGTCGGAATCGGCGCCGCGATCGTCGGCTTCGGCCTCGGCACGCGGGCACCGCTGCGGGCGGCGACGGCGTGA
- a CDS encoding DUF6379 domain-containing protein, with protein sequence MMDNKMICTDLFENVVEGGETVGFAFLGRLPYYRGLGLSMVEDIQVSVDGEEIARENIRFSVRGKTYTLDEMETVYDDRWNFGEKARIIALKPGGLAAGPHKITFAVRMRVSYLPFVPTTRDTKELALAA encoded by the coding sequence ATGATGGACAACAAGATGATCTGCACCGACCTGTTCGAGAACGTGGTCGAAGGCGGCGAAACGGTGGGGTTCGCGTTCCTGGGACGCCTGCCTTATTATCGCGGCCTCGGCCTTTCGATGGTCGAGGACATCCAGGTCAGCGTCGACGGCGAGGAGATTGCCCGCGAGAACATCCGCTTCTCGGTGCGCGGCAAGACCTACACGCTGGACGAGATGGAGACCGTCTATGACGATCGCTGGAACTTCGGCGAAAAGGCGCGGATCATCGCGCTGAAGCCGGGCGGGCTCGCCGCCGGCCCCCACAAGATCACCTTCGCTGTGCGGATGCGGGTGAGCTACCTCCCCTTCGTCCCCACCACCCGCGACACCAAGGAGCTTGCGCTCGCCGCCTGA
- a CDS encoding sugar phosphate isomerase/epimerase family protein, with protein MSSIKRGVSLYSFQNETFQGKMSLEDCVRTCAELGANGIEIIGEQSFWGWPEVGVEDAAVAEWHRLMQTYGTTPVSHDFMLDYKRYKGREMPFDEQVASVKKDIDFGARLGMKYIRALVSIAPEVLVAAAPYAEEKNIKILIEVHAPLHFDHPWIVRHAEAFEKAGSDALGFLPDMGMFLHAYPRVWKEKFMRVGVPKHIADYIEKAYEDRVLSEYVILNVQQMGGTGPAIAMAEVMRHNAAFEPKRMLDYMHRIHNIHGKFYEMTADYVEPSIPYDEIVAVLRKGGYTGYICSEYEGNRWIEDFEEPDSVEQVRRQQVMLAQLLGEAAVPSLKTPIAA; from the coding sequence ATGAGCAGCATCAAGCGGGGCGTCAGCCTCTACAGTTTCCAGAACGAGACGTTCCAGGGGAAGATGTCCCTGGAAGATTGCGTGCGTACCTGCGCCGAGCTGGGGGCCAACGGCATCGAGATCATCGGCGAACAGAGCTTCTGGGGCTGGCCCGAAGTTGGGGTGGAGGATGCGGCGGTCGCCGAATGGCACCGGCTGATGCAGACCTATGGCACCACGCCGGTCAGCCATGACTTCATGCTCGACTACAAGCGCTACAAGGGCCGCGAAATGCCGTTCGACGAGCAGGTCGCCAGCGTGAAGAAGGACATCGATTTCGGCGCGCGCCTCGGCATGAAGTACATCCGCGCGCTGGTCTCGATCGCGCCGGAAGTGCTGGTCGCCGCGGCGCCCTATGCCGAGGAAAAGAACATCAAGATCCTGATCGAGGTGCACGCGCCGCTGCACTTCGACCATCCCTGGATCGTCCGCCACGCCGAAGCCTTCGAGAAGGCGGGTTCCGATGCACTCGGCTTCCTCCCCGACATGGGCATGTTCCTCCACGCCTATCCGCGCGTGTGGAAGGAAAAGTTCATGCGAGTCGGCGTGCCGAAGCACATCGCCGACTATATCGAGAAGGCGTACGAGGACCGGGTCCTTTCCGAGTACGTCATCCTCAACGTCCAGCAGATGGGCGGCACCGGCCCGGCGATCGCGATGGCCGAAGTGATGCGCCACAATGCCGCGTTCGAGCCCAAGCGGATGCTCGATTACATGCACCGCATCCACAACATCCACGGCAAGTTCTACGAGATGACGGCCGACTATGTGGAACCGTCGATCCCCTATGACGAGATCGTCGCCGTGCTCCGGAAGGGCGGCTACACCGGCTATATCTGCTCCGAATATGAGGGCAATCGCTGGATCGAGGACTTCGAGGAGCCGGATTCGGTCGAGCAGGTCCGCCGGCAGCAGGTGATGCTCGCCCAGTTGCTCGGCGAAGCCGCCGTGCCGTCGCTCAAGACCCCCATCGCAGCCTGA
- a CDS encoding ThuA domain-containing protein: MKIHALASALLVTVGTALPAAAQVIVHPAYRPPETVQRVAIPVDPQEKRLKVLIISGQNSYEHDWTGVNNLLRTLMHDSGRFDVRVTEDFDHGSLAMLKAYDVVLLNYSSRWVYDDKAEHRWSPDAEKALFDYVREGGGLVAYHSSFTWGYNWPAYRELVGAVMDPGASRRSPPGAFAVHIVDRGDPITKGMREFVWTYNDDMYTNMAFAPGAKIHVLATAHDSSASYDPKLAGPKYPAAAYTPEKLKAMQGMDADHPQVWTQEYGKGRVFSITLGHDEVSLHFKPLQSLILRGTEWAGSGKVTLPLPEDAKDYPVK; this comes from the coding sequence ATGAAGATACACGCGCTCGCATCTGCCCTACTGGTGACGGTCGGCACCGCTCTGCCCGCCGCGGCGCAGGTGATCGTCCACCCCGCCTATCGCCCGCCCGAGACCGTCCAGCGCGTCGCCATTCCGGTGGACCCGCAGGAAAAGCGGCTGAAGGTGCTGATCATCAGCGGCCAGAACAGCTATGAGCACGACTGGACCGGCGTTAACAACCTGCTGCGCACGCTGATGCACGACAGCGGCCGGTTCGACGTGCGCGTGACCGAGGATTTCGACCATGGCAGCCTCGCCATGCTCAAGGCCTATGACGTGGTGCTGCTCAACTATTCGAGCCGCTGGGTCTATGACGACAAGGCCGAGCATCGCTGGTCGCCGGACGCGGAGAAGGCGCTGTTCGACTATGTGCGCGAGGGCGGCGGGCTCGTCGCCTACCATTCCTCCTTCACCTGGGGCTATAACTGGCCGGCCTATCGCGAGCTGGTCGGCGCCGTCATGGATCCCGGTGCCAGCCGCCGCTCACCGCCCGGTGCGTTCGCCGTCCATATCGTCGACCGCGGTGACCCGATTACCAAGGGCATGCGCGAGTTCGTCTGGACGTACAACGACGACATGTACACCAACATGGCCTTCGCGCCGGGCGCGAAGATCCATGTGCTGGCCACCGCGCATGATTCGTCCGCCAGCTACGATCCGAAGCTCGCCGGCCCCAAATATCCCGCCGCCGCCTATACGCCTGAAAAGCTCAAGGCGATGCAGGGCATGGACGCCGATCATCCCCAGGTCTGGACGCAGGAATATGGCAAGGGCCGCGTATTCTCCATCACGCTGGGCCATGACGAGGTGTCGCTGCATTTCAAGCCACTCCAGTCGCTGATCCTGCGCGGCACCGAATGGGCAGGCTCCGGCAAGGTCACGCTGCCGCTGCCGGAGGACGCCAAGGACTATCCGGTGAAATGA
- a CDS encoding MFS transporter: protein MLVASPPREPRLGLVERLSYGFGDFGYSLPYNMVGAFLLYYYTVVLRLPAAAVGTIFLTARLFDAVVDLGVGVLLDRTRSRWGRARPYILFTSVPYAAVFVAIFLVPAGGVNTQLAWAFVTFNLLGLLMSFGSIPYTALLPMMTADTDQRLKLGSMRSIGTSVSVIVGTAATMPLVGLLGGGDERKGFLLTALLFGTLALAAMLALFRNCRERHVGDADAAPAPAPTAIGEMLRNRAWWVCFLFTLLYFVRFGAMLSVTAFFAIEVLKRPWMISVMLPAISGMLLLAAFVAPPILSRTGIRGGSLGALGVSLLLFALLPFAEASPMTFLALYLAASMATSITITAIFTMIAESVDYHEAQFGSRNEGLLSAGVSLATKIGMALGSAAIAYALAYAAYAPGAVTPAAVQTIRWSYYGAPLLLLSLQALCILFWPVAPRAPRGLATA from the coding sequence ATGTTGGTCGCCTCGCCCCCGCGCGAACCGCGGCTGGGGCTGGTCGAGCGGCTGAGCTACGGGTTCGGCGATTTCGGCTACAGCCTTCCCTACAACATGGTGGGGGCCTTCCTCCTCTATTACTATACGGTGGTGCTACGGCTGCCCGCGGCCGCCGTGGGCACGATCTTCCTCACCGCGCGGCTGTTCGACGCGGTGGTCGATCTGGGCGTCGGCGTGCTGCTCGATCGCACGCGCAGCCGCTGGGGCCGCGCCCGCCCCTATATCCTGTTCACCTCGGTGCCCTATGCCGCGGTGTTCGTGGCCATCTTCCTGGTGCCGGCCGGCGGGGTGAACACGCAGCTCGCCTGGGCCTTCGTGACGTTCAACCTGCTCGGGCTACTGATGTCGTTCGGCTCGATCCCCTACACCGCGCTGCTGCCGATGATGACCGCGGATACCGACCAGCGGCTCAAGCTCGGCTCTATGCGGTCGATCGGCACCTCGGTCTCGGTAATCGTCGGCACCGCCGCGACGATGCCCTTGGTCGGGCTGCTGGGCGGCGGCGACGAGCGCAAGGGCTTCCTGCTCACCGCGCTTTTGTTCGGCACGCTGGCGCTGGCCGCCATGCTCGCGCTGTTCCGCAACTGCCGCGAGCGCCATGTCGGCGATGCCGATGCCGCCCCCGCGCCCGCGCCCACCGCGATCGGGGAGATGCTGCGCAACCGCGCCTGGTGGGTGTGCTTCCTGTTCACGCTCCTCTATTTCGTGCGGTTCGGGGCGATGCTCTCGGTCACCGCCTTCTTCGCGATCGAGGTGCTCAAGCGGCCCTGGATGATCTCGGTGATGCTGCCGGCGATCTCGGGCATGCTGCTGCTGGCGGCGTTCGTGGCCCCGCCGATCCTGTCACGAACCGGGATCCGGGGCGGGTCGCTCGGTGCACTCGGCGTTTCGCTGTTGCTGTTCGCACTGCTGCCCTTTGCCGAGGCGTCGCCGATGACCTTCCTGGCGCTGTACCTCGCCGCGTCGATGGCGACCTCGATCACCATCACCGCCATTTTCACGATGATCGCCGAATCGGTCGACTATCACGAAGCGCAGTTCGGCAGCCGCAACGAGGGGCTGCTCTCGGCCGGGGTCAGCCTCGCCACCAAGATCGGCATGGCGCTGGGATCGGCGGCAATCGCCTATGCGCTCGCCTATGCGGCCTATGCGCCTGGGGCAGTCACCCCGGCGGCCGTGCAGACGATCCGCTGGTCCTATTATGGCGCGCCGCTGCTGCTGCTGTCGCTGCAGGCGCTGTGCATCCTGTTCTGGCCGGTCGCGCCGCGGGCACCGCGCGGCCTTGCCACCGCCTGA
- a CDS encoding TIM barrel protein encodes MLLSPCIEWMFADAHADMGDRIRAAAAAGYPAGEFHLWRDKNLESVAAALRETGSTLTGACVDPRRSLVDPAQQDEFARAVEESLAAAKTIGSPPMIIASGFTREGVSEEEHFAAAVAALKRAAALAEAADVMLVLEPLNDRVEHPGMWLVSTTKGLDLVEAVGSTHLRLLYDVYHSQVMGEDMAEVLRGRIHLVHHVQVADLPGRNEPGTGTIDWAGAMQTLRDLGYTGAIGLEYRPTLPPAESLAATRAALGL; translated from the coding sequence ATGCTTCTATCCCCCTGCATCGAATGGATGTTTGCCGATGCGCATGCCGATATGGGCGATCGCATCCGCGCCGCGGCTGCGGCGGGTTATCCGGCCGGCGAGTTTCATTTGTGGCGCGACAAGAACCTGGAATCGGTGGCGGCCGCGCTGCGCGAGACCGGCAGCACGCTGACCGGGGCCTGTGTCGATCCGCGTCGCAGCCTGGTCGATCCGGCACAGCAGGACGAATTTGCCCGGGCGGTAGAGGAGAGCCTTGCCGCCGCGAAGACGATCGGCTCGCCGCCGATGATCATTGCCTCCGGCTTCACCCGCGAAGGCGTCAGCGAGGAGGAACATTTCGCCGCAGCCGTCGCCGCGCTCAAGCGCGCTGCCGCACTGGCGGAGGCAGCCGACGTGATGCTGGTGCTCGAGCCGCTCAACGACCGCGTCGAGCATCCCGGCATGTGGCTGGTCTCGACGACCAAGGGGCTCGACCTGGTCGAGGCCGTGGGCAGCACGCATCTGCGGCTGCTCTACGACGTCTATCACTCGCAGGTGATGGGCGAGGATATGGCGGAGGTGCTGCGCGGGCGCATCCATCTCGTCCACCATGTCCAGGTCGCCGACCTGCCCGGCCGCAACGAGCCTGGCACCGGCACCATCGACTGGGCTGGGGCAATGCAGACGCTGCGCGACCTCGGCTACACCGGCGCCATCGGACTGGAGTACCGCCCCACCCTGCCCCCCGCCGAGTCGCTGGCCGCGACCCGTGCGGCGCTCGGGCTCTGA
- a CDS encoding TonB-dependent receptor, with protein sequence MNGRTVLVLMASASALAGGVAQAQTAPAAPQDNAQLTDEIIVTAQNRAQSVQNVPIAISVISGDALKDKGVTDFTSVQKVSPALQVTNDTNNTRVSVRGVGSLTNNEAQDQSIAVNIDGEYINRPTILNAAIFDLDRVEVLRGPQGTLYGRNSTGGAVNFITRKPGDSFAVNGTASYGNFNQVLVDGGVDVPLGDVGGVRVAGFYRSHDGYTTHPNTPFSPTSAFTPSKTAESDTDNTGGGRVSLRLKPAAGFTVDAAVEHVEQTLIPAAQAWQDMASAANNPGSSTTSCANGWAVAYAVAGGVGCVPKNTNTLSKIDRSNYASPLIGVGSLHQISTAARARIAYDFGPATLTYTGGYRTTKNNGANTLSPAFVFTNFGGRVKTQSHELRLNGNVHGIEWQTGAFYFREKQNTNGGLYSPFIGPNGSYVNYFRHPTLSESVSGFAQVEVPLTTQLTAVGGARYTHDVRSATFTNYFFAFNSGPIELTNQPSASTPLHYSGSKFTWLAGLNYKPNTDTLLYAKVSTGYKAGGFDGTGKTFNPENNTAYEGGAKLRFSGNNTFNVAGFYYDYKDLQNDVLLNPAVGAQTFNAGSAKIYGVEAEANLHPSRADTVSIAVNLMHATYRKFQASVAAFTNGVVPTTPQTLELGGNRLPQAPNAIVSVGWDHVFDLGGAGTITASAYSRYKGNYYLDFYNYNDSKQIGHTQSDFSLEYKPANKHYSVQAFVRNIENYRLIAYAGNTVVPGVANIYNWQFTPPRTYGVRLGIDF encoded by the coding sequence ATGAACGGCAGGACCGTGCTCGTGCTGATGGCGAGCGCCAGTGCGCTGGCGGGCGGGGTGGCGCAGGCGCAGACCGCGCCCGCCGCACCGCAGGACAATGCGCAGCTCACCGACGAGATCATCGTCACCGCGCAGAACCGCGCGCAGAGCGTCCAGAACGTGCCGATCGCGATCTCGGTGATCTCCGGCGATGCGCTGAAGGACAAGGGCGTTACCGACTTCACCTCGGTGCAGAAGGTCTCGCCCGCGCTGCAGGTGACCAACGACACCAACAATACCCGCGTCTCGGTGCGCGGCGTCGGCTCGCTGACCAACAACGAGGCGCAGGACCAGTCGATCGCGGTCAATATCGACGGCGAATATATCAACCGCCCGACCATCCTGAACGCCGCGATCTTCGACCTGGATCGCGTGGAGGTGCTGCGCGGGCCGCAGGGCACGCTGTACGGCCGCAACTCCACCGGCGGCGCGGTGAACTTCATCACCCGCAAGCCCGGCGACAGCTTCGCGGTCAACGGCACGGCCAGCTATGGCAATTTCAACCAGGTGCTGGTGGACGGCGGCGTCGATGTGCCGCTGGGCGATGTCGGCGGGGTCCGCGTCGCCGGCTTCTACCGCTCGCATGACGGCTACACCACGCATCCGAACACGCCGTTCAGCCCCACCTCGGCCTTCACGCCCAGCAAGACGGCGGAGAGCGATACCGACAATACCGGCGGCGGCCGCGTGAGCCTGCGCCTGAAGCCGGCGGCGGGCTTCACCGTCGACGCGGCGGTGGAGCATGTCGAGCAAACGCTGATCCCGGCCGCCCAGGCCTGGCAGGACATGGCCAGCGCTGCGAACAATCCGGGATCGAGCACCACCAGCTGCGCCAATGGCTGGGCGGTCGCCTATGCCGTGGCGGGCGGCGTCGGCTGCGTGCCCAAGAACACCAATACGCTATCGAAGATCGATCGCAGCAACTATGCCTCGCCGCTGATCGGCGTGGGTTCGCTTCACCAGATCTCGACCGCGGCGCGCGCCCGTATCGCCTATGATTTCGGCCCGGCGACACTGACCTATACCGGCGGCTATCGCACCACCAAGAACAATGGCGCGAACACGCTGTCGCCCGCCTTCGTCTTCACCAATTTCGGCGGGCGGGTGAAGACCCAGAGCCACGAGCTGCGCCTGAACGGCAACGTCCACGGCATCGAGTGGCAGACCGGCGCCTTCTATTTCCGCGAGAAGCAGAACACCAATGGCGGCCTGTACAGCCCGTTCATCGGCCCCAACGGCTCCTATGTGAACTATTTCCGCCATCCGACGCTTAGCGAAAGCGTGTCGGGCTTCGCGCAGGTGGAAGTGCCGCTCACCACCCAGCTCACGGCCGTCGGCGGCGCGCGCTACACGCATGACGTGCGCAGCGCCACCTTCACCAACTATTTCTTCGCGTTCAACAGTGGTCCGATCGAGCTGACCAACCAGCCCTCCGCCAGCACCCCGCTGCACTATTCGGGGAGCAAGTTCACCTGGCTGGCGGGCCTCAACTACAAGCCCAATACCGATACGCTGCTCTATGCGAAGGTCTCGACCGGCTACAAGGCGGGCGGCTTCGACGGTACCGGCAAGACGTTCAACCCGGAGAACAACACCGCGTATGAAGGCGGCGCCAAGCTGCGCTTCTCGGGCAACAACACGTTCAACGTCGCCGGCTTCTACTACGATTACAAGGACCTGCAGAACGACGTGCTGCTCAACCCGGCCGTGGGTGCGCAGACCTTCAACGCCGGGAGCGCGAAGATCTACGGCGTCGAGGCCGAGGCCAATCTCCACCCGTCGCGCGCGGACACCGTGTCGATCGCAGTGAACCTGATGCACGCCACCTATCGCAAGTTTCAGGCGAGCGTGGCGGCCTTCACCAACGGCGTCGTGCCGACGACGCCGCAGACCTTGGAGCTGGGCGGCAACCGCCTGCCGCAGGCACCGAACGCGATCGTATCGGTCGGCTGGGACCATGTGTTCGATCTGGGCGGCGCCGGCACGATCACGGCTTCGGCCTATTCGCGCTACAAGGGCAACTATTATCTCGACTTCTACAACTACAATGACTCGAAGCAGATCGGGCACACCCAGAGCGACTTCAGCCTCGAGTACAAGCCGGCGAACAAGCATTATAGCGTGCAGGCGTTCGTGCGGAACATCGAGAATTATCGCCTGATCGCCTATGCCGGCAACACCGTGGTGCCGGGGGTGGCGAACATCTACAACTGGCAGTTCACGCCGCCGCGGACCTACGGCGTTCGTCTCGGCATCGATTTCTGA
- a CDS encoding gluconate 2-dehydrogenase subunit 3 family protein, giving the protein MAERQAAGWSRRDFFGGAALLALAMGVPTAVVRYSDLDPSDEPSDRQRVMIAGVSQLVLPRTDTAGAGDIGVGDFVILALAHGLEGSRTPVAADAMPNLASYRRRDGSLRHLDWLETQLDQRAAGDFQKADPARRLAALQALDGEAYAEGARSHPWRTIKGLILTGYYTSEVGGSKELNYELVPGRWDPDLPLTPAMHAWSSDWTAVDFG; this is encoded by the coding sequence ATGGCGGAGCGACAGGCGGCGGGGTGGAGCCGCCGCGATTTCTTCGGCGGCGCGGCATTGCTCGCGCTGGCGATGGGTGTGCCCACGGCGGTGGTCCGCTATTCCGATCTCGACCCCTCGGACGAGCCGAGCGACCGCCAGCGCGTGATGATCGCCGGCGTTTCGCAGCTGGTACTTCCCCGCACCGACACGGCCGGGGCGGGCGATATCGGCGTCGGCGATTTCGTGATCCTCGCGCTCGCCCATGGGCTGGAGGGATCCCGCACGCCCGTCGCCGCCGACGCGATGCCCAACCTCGCCAGCTACCGGCGGCGCGACGGTTCGCTGCGCCATCTCGACTGGCTGGAGACGCAGCTCGACCAGCGCGCCGCCGGCGATTTCCAGAAGGCCGACCCCGCCCGGCGGCTCGCGGCGCTCCAGGCGCTGGACGGTGAGGCCTATGCCGAGGGGGCGCGATCCCATCCCTGGCGAACGATCAAGGGCCTGATCCTTACCGGCTATTACACCTCCGAAGTCGGCGGATCGAAGGAACTCAACTACGAACTCGTGCCCGGCCGCTGGGATCCGGACCTGCCGCTCACACCGGCCATGCACGCCTGGTCCAGCGACTGGACCGCGGTGGATTTCGGCTGA